Within the Gopherus flavomarginatus isolate rGopFla2 chromosome 8, rGopFla2.mat.asm, whole genome shotgun sequence genome, the region TCCATGTCCCCACCCAATAAGATCACATGAGCCAAAGCATTGAATTTGTTCCCTTCCCTTCAAGCACGAGGGGTTGGTCTCTGCTAGATACAAGGCTAGATGTGTCATTCTCGAAAGAAACATTAACGTCCTCCCTGGTTTTCAAAAAGAAGAGCATATCCTTTATATTTTTTCCATAGATCCAAATATTTGGATTCAGCCACAGCTTACCAGATTAGattctgtgatttattttttttttaaacagctgcagcacaaATTTGAACTCTGACCAAGACTCACTAAAGCCACCCTTAGTAGAAGACATACTGCGGGTGATAGTTTTGAGTTCCTCTCCTCTCTTGCATCATATCCATACCTGCTACTCAAATGGAAGGAATGGATCCTTTGGAAAAAGTATCatgtaatgtaaaaaaaaaaaaaaaaaaagaaccaaaacCTTAGATTCAAACACCGTTTAACTTGCAGGTCAGAGCTGAGGTTTGCAGCTTTGGCTGATCTAAATGTAACTTTGATCTTTGCCCCATATTCAGACAGAACCCTGGAGGCTTGTAAAAGGCTGGCTAATTTCTGTCGCACACACATGCTTCCTCCACtttcaattaattttgtttttcatgaTTGCCTCTGAGTTCCTACCTTCCAGCTGGGCCCAGAAACAAAATGACAAAATGCCAACAGAATCATAACTGGTTACAAGGCGAAATAATATTTGATCTGGAGACTTACTCAAGAGAGagtttctcttcctcctcacaCAGATCTGGCAGCCTCTGCAAGCCCAGAGTCATCCGTAGGGCATCTACGTGCTCCTTAAGGGGCTTGTACTCTTCATGCAGGCGCCGAGTGGACTCCAAGAGCTTGTTGAGGTCATTCTCAGACTGCTTGATGGTGTTCTCCATCTGAAAAATGAGACGACATTTTCTTAACAGACTGCTCCATTCACAGTTCTCTGATTCACCAGCCAGAGGTGGCAGAATGCAAAGATGATGGTGCCCTTTAGAAAGTGGAGCTTTTCACATTCAGATGGGTGCAGAATAGTCAGACAATGAAATGGCCAAATAAGGAGTTAACATTCTGTGGGGTGGAATATGGGCAGGGAAAAAGCAGCTGGAAGCAATTAGGCCAGGCAATGTTTTTGTGTTAAACGTGAGAGGTAGTGTCAAGAAGGATTCAGCTTGCACCTCCTTCCTCTgcacagcagcccaggaaggcaaATGTGGTAACCGCTTAGCTGGATCATCAAATGCAGGCACTTTGGAAAGATTCTCAAGGAAGGTTATAAAAATAacccttaaaaaaaatctccactgGGGCAGGCCCAACTTATTTGCATTATTTCAAGCCTTTCCAAATACACCATGGTTTCAAAAGTTTAACTCTGATGTTGTTGAGTACATGTTCCACTTGggaaagagagtgagagaagcagcaaagagaaaGATAATCTGATGGAATCATCAAGTGGGACAGCGTGAAAGAGAAGCAGGGAGTAGAGGGGGTGAGAACATTCTAATGACAAATGaagtgagtctgactagctcagttggtaaagcatcagacttttaatctgagggtccagggttcaagtccctggtcaggtgatgaGCTGTTCATCATATCTTAAAAATGACAAATGAAGGTGGTGTATGTGCCATATATTCAAGGCACCCACTTGTGCCTTCCCACAGTTTGGGAGCTTCTCCATCCGTAATACAGAGCCCAGGCTTCCCTTTagctcaacattttaaaaatatttactcatccttaagaaatggaaaaagtgTGGGTCTAAAACTGCAGGTGAATGGAGTTGCTAATTCAGAATGGTTTTGCAAACCTAGCAGTTCCCAAATCCTCAGCACTCTCCAGTGTACCCCTCTAATAATTAGTCTCCCTATTTTGTATGAATATCCTTCACTCTCCTGCTTGTTTTactatttgtattgcagcagtgCTTAGTTGTCTCAGGGAGAAATCAAGGCTCCCTGATTCTAGGCACTATGCAAACATAACAAACCATCCCTGCTTCCCAAAAAGAAAACAACCCAAACCCCTGACAGCTGCCAAAGCCTTCCAGGTTCTAGGTGTTAAATTAGGCAGCACTAAGAGGGTTATATGCTAGGAAGAGTCAGAATAATGTTACTATGGCTGCTGGTACCATTGCAGCAGCAATGGGTTTGGTTGTTCATTCACTTTGACCTAAATCCGTCCCATGTCTATTATTGAAAATCATCTTGCCTGATACAGACAAGCACTAACAGTGACTAACTTTAACTCGTTTGATACCATCCATATAATCCTTTCATGCTGTCAGGAAAGCTCAGGTTGCATATCTCTAATCTGTCAACTGAATATCCTTAGGACAATGCATATGGAACTATATATAAAGTATATCCTGCCCACAATCCCCCTGCTACGTACCACATTTATGTCAGCATGGATCAGCCGCAGCTCCTCCACATGGGCCATCTTTTCCTGCAGCAGAAGGTCCATCTCCTGCTTGTATTCCTTCAAGTGCCTCTCCTCCGATTCCAGGGCTTCGAACTCTGCCTTCAGGCGTGCCTTGATCTTTTCCATCTGCAAAGTCTTATTCCTACAACCCACCAGAAATTACAAATATAAAGGGACAACTGCCGTAATGTCAATGTAAATTCTGTTTGCTCAGAGATATCACTGTACAAGCAAATGTGTTCACATCGATAGCAAGAGGTTGGCAAAAGTTGACAAGGTCAGAACTAAAGTATAtctgtgacctgcattgtgcaggaggtcagactagatgatcataatggtcccttttgaccttaaagtctatgaaagaCTGGGGTGGTCTGTGCAGAATCCTGGAATCAGGGAACTCCTGGTTTCTAATTCCAACTCTGTCACTGGTCTTGTCTCCACTACAACTTTTTTATTGTATTGGACAATAGAGTTAGATTACATGAAATTTACCACGATTTAGCAGTTACTGTAGACCAGGACAATTGTGTTCAGCATTGTATCAGTCATAATTAAGGTTTATTTATGTAAGAGGAGGAAATTCTAGAGAAATGTTCATTCCTGCTGGGCTTTAAAGGAGCTTCTGAGAAATGGGAGTATAGGATGCAGATGCCAACTATCTTCAACAGTAGACTGAGACACTAAAATGCAGACTTATGCTTTATACAAAGGATGCTCCAAGATATCAAAAGTTCTGATGGCATTACAAAGCATCTAAAAATTCCACCTGCAGTCCACAGGGTAGTCTCAGTTTTCTGCTGACCTCCATCCCGTTTAATGCTATTTGTAACTGCAGCTCCCTTTGTTCTACATTCCagtttttgtttcttctttttaaaatggtGCAAGCTCATACTTCTACACATAAAAGCTATGGAGTCTGGAGCAATGTCTTTCCCTCCAAAGCTAGGAGAGAGGAACTGGCTGTTTAAGCAACATAGCAGAGCTATGCTTACTATTAGCTGAATCGACACAGCTTCATGACCATCTCCATTTTAAAACAGTTGCCCAGTCAAGAACCTGTTCTAGTTCCCAATCCAGTTTAGCCAGGCCATGATTCAATTGTATTCCAACCTTCACTTTCCAAAGACATGATCTTGGAGATGCAGGCCCTGCTTTCACCAGAACTGTGCTCACCAGCTCTGCTATTGTGAAGGCTTTGGAGTTGCTTCTGTTACCCCTCCTCTTACATCCCTTGTGTCCAATTCCAAGAACAAATACAATACCTGTCTAAGCCTCCAGTACTTCTGATCCCTCCCCTGTGCATTTTTAAAGTAGTCTATAGCTTCAAAAGATCAAAAATGAAAACCAGAGGAACTGTAATCATTCTGTTGAGAAATCAAAATCTGACCAAAGAATTTCAAAGGGACCATGATCAAGTCTTTGAGTAAAAAATTCTGGCTCCGATCATGAGTTTTATGGGTGGGACTGAGATAACTGTAGGAAATCCAAAATATAGCACCATGGGTTATTTTTCTAGGGTGTAACATATCCATAGCAGAAATGTCCAACACTGATATCAATAaaaggagaattaaaaaaaaatcctgagtgAAATTTTACATGCTTCCTTGGAACAAAATACAACAAATTCCTTCATCAcatgagacattttaaaaacagccttaaaaataaaaaaacctcccTTTAGACATTGGATTAATGTTGCTTCTGATCAGCACCATTACACTGGGGAGTAGAAAAGCTGGAAGCAGAGGTGTGCACAGTAAAAAGCCAGACATGGAATTGGATTGACTCAGAGGTCACCCAGAGACATTTACAAAGATATTCACCTAGATGAATATTTTACAGTTAcagtagggttgccacctttctaaatGCTGGTAACCAGACCCCTAAGGACCCGCGCCATACCCTGCCTATTCCACCAAGAccccgctctgcccccacccccatcactagctcctctctccccccacccgcaCCGCTTGCAGAATTGTTTCCACATACCCCACCCCCGCGCACACCCCTGCCACcgagctgggctccctctgctccacagctggaatgggagctgctgcagcatgactaggggtatggctacacttgcacttcaaagcgctgccgtggcagcactgccgtggcagcgctttgaagtttcgagtgtggtcgcagcgccagcgctgggagagagctctcccagcgctgcaagtactccacatcctctacgggtgtagctcgcagtgctgggagccgcgctcccagcgctgcggcactgtttacactgaggctttacagcactgtatcttgcagcactcaggggggtgtttttttcacacccctgagcgcgaaagttgcagcgctgtaaagcaccagtgcagCCATGGCCTAGGAGTCTGCATGCTGGCAGGAGGTAGCCCTAGCGAAACAGGGGCTGGTGTGGGTTAATGACTTAGCGCCTCCCCCTACCCCACACAGACCAGACTTTTGATGTCCATCAGTACATCTGACCAGacactgccaggtcccctttttgaccagactttctggtcaaaaaccaggctcttggcaaccctaaatggcacccagacacagaagccaaaaaccgGACTGTGTGGGTAAAATCTGGATGAGTGGCAACCCTAAGCTATAGGCATGTATATTTCATATGGTATATGCCATGTATTATTAAAGagaatattatatattttatatagatacaaacatttttttaaaaggaagccaACAGACTCAGTTTTAAAGAATCAGAATCAGCCCATGAAAGTAAAAATGgctggaaaaaaaacagtaagcTATAAAAGCATTATATCGATAAAAGTCATCCCTAATCAAGCCAGAGATCATTTTGTCAAAACAAATGGCTACCTGAATGCATTGATTTCTGCAGCCAGAGTTTCAACAAGAAAGTAGTTGCTGACTAGACTTCAGTTTCAGTGGCCCAAATCAAAGTATATTAGTCTCTGTGAAGAATTAGTGGTCACTTCAGAGTTTTTTAAATGACCATAGTAAACTCTGGGGAGTTATTTAGTAACAATAAAAAAAGTTGTCATACTTTTTACTTTCAGGATTAATAGTGCCATTTTCTCTATATGAAGCAAACATTCATAACGGATAATCTGACGAAAATTAAGAAGAAAAACGTATTATACAACTCTCTATAACTTGCAAATTTACAAGAGTTTGGAAAGAAGTCTTTCATCCACTGAGGAGACAGGATGTGCATGATGTCTTAACAGTTTTAGAAAATGAatgcatatttattttatattaagatTTATTACTTTTGAGTGGGAGGATAAAAAGAATTAGAGCAACTGGTATTAAAACTGGTTATTCTTACAGTGTTAGGGCCCAATCTTACAGAGATTTAcacaagtgcttaactttacgTACTGTGAGTAATGTGAATTTTTCAGTGCACTGTTATTAATTATGTGCTTTCCAAGAGCATCCATATTATGCTAGGCATTCTCACTAAGACAGAAGACAGTCAATGCccagaagagtttacagtctaaggccccagtcctgcatccAGATCTGTTAGCACTGAACTCTGACGCCATGTGCcatgccattgacctcaataggaCTTTGCAAAGGAAGAGGGGGTTGCACCAATACATTTGGAAGCAAGAGTAGGGTGGGACAGAGGGATTCAATCAAAATATATGCACTTTTAAATATACATTATGTAATTTGCAAAAGTAAATATATTAACTATACTGTCCCTTATACTTGGTCAATTTCTTGTAGCCATCACAAAAGAagtagagctgtcaattaatcgcagttaactcacgcaattaactcaaaaaaattaagtgtgattaaaaaaattaaaagtaattAATCACATTAaacaataccaactgaaattaaatatttttggaagtttttctacattttcaaatatactgatttctattacaacacaatacaacgtgcacagtgctcactttatattattttgattacaaatatttgcactgtaaaaatgataaacaaaagaaatagtattttccaattcacctaatacaagtactgtagtgcaatcccatgcatccgacaaagtgggtattcacccacaaaagctcatgctccaaaacgtctgttagtctataaggtgccacaggactcttcgctctctttattgtgaaagtgtaacttacaaatgtagattttttttttgtcacacaactgcactcaaaaacaaaacgatgtaaactttagagcctacaactccactcagtcttgttcagccaatcactaaaacaAACACGTTTGTTTATATTTGCGGGAGATACTGCAGCCTGCTTCTTacttacagtgtcacctgaaagtgagaacaggtgttcgcatggcacttttgttgctggtgttgcaaggtatttctTTGCTGTTactagtcagtttcattttctagTTCCAGCGTGCTGCCAGACTGCAACAACACTGGAGTTTCAGGGGACTGTTCCAACTCAGACAATTaacttttaatattaaaaaacaaagtacACCTGAATTATGAAGACATTTCCATTAATATTAgggcatttaaaatatttatttttgaaaacaaaaacctAAATTTAGGACCTAGCCTAAATAGTTGATTTTGCTCTCATTTCTATTCTTTTCCATTCTAAGTTCCTATACTGCCCTCCTCAGCATactgtctgagggcttgtctacactacagaaatcAAGTTGACCTCGAGCCCCCGAATTAAGGGGATAGTACATGGCCACACCATGCTCATTGTCTCGATGGAGTGTGTCCTCGCTAGCAGTGCCTGCATCGATGCACAAAGCAGTGCATCGTGGGTAGCTATCCCCAAGTGCAACTTGCCGCAGTGTGTGTTGGGAAGTttgtgcaatgcctcatgggatcaaaacattgttgcaggggagaatgggaacattgcatcggcatcccatgatgcactgtgctcaATGGCAAACAACCCAGTGGTTTTCACACCTTAAAACCGCCGCGCATGCGCCATAACCCCAGCCTGCTCAGTTGTGCACTCTTGCTGTGAGCGTCTCAAATACCTCGCAccttctcctgcagtatttccagagccaAAGTAGGGTCTTCTGCTTGGAACACAGCGATGtcctgcaagcagccctgctgcaagccatTGAAGAAAACAATTCACAAttgctgctggcagtcacagagcagctgaaCTCTGTTAAGCGCCATTTCTGGTCCCGTGGaacaagcactgattggtgggacTGCATCATTTTGCAgatatgggatgatgagcagtggctgcagaactttcaaatgcagaaggccaccttccaggaactttgtgcagccctttcccctgccctgcagttcaACAATgcaaaaatgagagctgctctgacagtgaagAAGCGCATGGTGATCACTATTTGGAGGCTTACAACACCAGACAGTTACTGGTCAGAGTAGGTAAATCAAccgtgggagctgctgtgctccagTTATGCGGGGCCATTAACCAACTTCTGCTACGAAGGGTAGTGAGTCTGAGAAATGTGCAGGAAATAGTGGATAGTTTTTCTGTGATGGGGTTTCCTaattgtggtggggcgatagatggcacacatatcccCACCTTGGCACCAGactaccttgccaaagagtacataaaccgaaagggatacttttcaatggtgttgcaagggCTGGAGGATCACAGGCagtgtttcaccaacatcaacgtagGACAGtcaggaaaggttcatgatgGGAGCATTTTTAGGAACTCGGGtctgttcaaaaagctgcaatCCGGGACTTTCTTTCCATATCACAAAATGAACACGGATGATGTTGAGATGcttatagttatcctgggggacccagcctatcccttgctcccatggctcatgaagccatacactaaACATCTGGACAGCAGTAAGAAACGGTTCAACTATAGcttcagcaagtgcagaatggtggttgaatgtgcctttggtcatttgaaagggcgctggagaagTTTCTTAACAAGGTTGGACCTTGGcccttggcccgtgccgcttccagcagctcccattggcctatagcagcgaaccacagccagtgggagccgcaatcagccaaacctgcggacacggcaggtaaacaaaccggcccagcccgccaggggatttctctgcacaagcggcggaacaagtttgggaacgaCTAAATTAGAGTATGGTGGAGCCTTTTAAGCACATCAAATTTGTCTATgtactttaaaataaatcagGCATAAAAGTACAAATATCCAGAGCTTGTGATTTCTTATCTGGCCTATTTTGGGCCAAAACCAACATGCCTTATTCACCTGATCTGTCCCAGTTAAACGCGGTTGTCTATTTAGGTCAATATGGTAATCAGGATTTAGTTCTTTGATGCAGAACGATTCTTAGATTTCACAGATCTTCATTTCGCTTTCATAATTTACAAGGCCAATAACTACAACAGCAAAGTGTCAAATTAAATAATTACAGCTAAATTCACCTTTGAATAAAAAAAACTTAATGTGCTTGATGTTCCCAAATACAAAGTATTGTAAAAACCAAGCAAAAAATAAATCATATATTTAAATCCAATTTTACAACAATCAAGTCTCAACAGAACTTCTAACTGGCTGATGATCTGTTTTAAAAGATGACAATTATGGCAGTTGAACACAGAAGTTTCAGAGCCTCAGTATTAATCCGGAACATGTTCACTGTCCTGTCTCTCATTGTAAGTATTTTGGTACGCTATATACAAAAATAATTTGGGGCCTGGTCTTGCCACCATTATTGATGTGAGCAGTCTTTGCGTGAGGAAGGACTTGGCCCTTGTATGGTAGAATAATTTGCTTCTACATACTCAGACAGTATTCCAACTAGGAGATTTTGTTAAAGGTGTAATGACTATAAAAACTATAGCAATTGAATTGTTGCTTATTCTGTGGTTTGATTTCAGTTTCTTTTCTCAATCGATTAATACAGGTTTAAAACTGACCATGCTACAGTGactttttta harbors:
- the ZC4H2 gene encoding zinc finger C4H2 domain-containing protein, producing MADEQEIMCKLESIKEIRNKTLQMEKIKARLKAEFEALESEERHLKEYKQEMDLLLQEKMAHVEELRLIHADINVMENTIKQSENDLNKLLESTRRLHEEYKPLKEHVDALRMTLGLQRLPDLCEEEEKLSLDYFEKQKAEWQTEPQEPPIPESLAAAAAAAQQLQVARKQDTRQTATFRQQPPPMKACLSCHQQIHRNAPICPLCKAKSRSRNPKKPKRKQDE